Proteins found in one Fodinicurvata sp. EGI_FJ10296 genomic segment:
- the argH gene encoding argininosuccinate lyase, giving the protein MTNETVSDTAPTVNSLWGGRFASGPDAVMERINASIDFDKRLAAQDIAGSMAHARMLSAQGIIEQADADAIVDGLERIGLAIAEGRFDFSRSLEDIHMNVESALAADIGAAAGRLHTARSRNDQVATDFRLWVRDAIDRLDHGLKELQAALIGQAERHADTIMPGFTHLQSAQPVTFGHHMMAYVEMIGRDRSRAVDCRKRLNECPLGAAALAGTPFPIDRGMTAAALGFDGPTRNSLDSVSDRDFAIEYLNTVSITAMHLSRLAEELVIWTSDAFRFVRLSDGYTTGSSIMPQKRNPDAAELSRAKAGRIFGHLIGLLTVMKGLPLAYQKDMQEDKEPVFDADDSIGLMVAAMTGMIGDLTANPEAMRQAVSAGFPTATDLADWLVRVAGLPFREAHHVTGRVVRLAEETGAKLEDVPLAAMRDIDDRITEDVYAVLTVDASVASRTSLGGTAPVRVREAVADARERYL; this is encoded by the coding sequence ATGACGAACGAAACTGTTTCCGACACCGCCCCGACCGTCAACAGCCTGTGGGGTGGACGCTTTGCCTCAGGGCCTGACGCCGTCATGGAACGTATCAACGCCTCGATCGATTTCGACAAACGGCTCGCGGCCCAGGACATCGCCGGATCAATGGCCCATGCCCGCATGCTCTCGGCGCAGGGCATCATCGAGCAGGCGGACGCCGACGCCATCGTCGACGGCCTGGAGCGGATCGGACTTGCAATTGCCGAAGGGCGGTTCGATTTCAGCCGCTCGCTGGAAGATATTCACATGAATGTCGAAAGCGCCCTCGCCGCCGATATCGGCGCGGCCGCCGGGCGGCTCCATACGGCCCGGTCGCGGAACGATCAGGTGGCAACGGATTTCAGGCTCTGGGTGCGCGACGCGATCGACCGGCTCGATCACGGCCTCAAGGAGCTTCAGGCAGCACTGATCGGCCAGGCAGAACGCCATGCCGATACGATCATGCCGGGCTTCACCCATCTGCAGTCGGCCCAGCCCGTTACCTTCGGTCATCATATGATGGCCTATGTGGAAATGATCGGCCGGGATCGTAGCCGTGCGGTCGATTGCCGCAAACGGCTCAACGAATGCCCGCTGGGGGCCGCCGCGCTGGCCGGAACGCCGTTTCCGATCGATCGCGGCATGACGGCGGCGGCGCTCGGCTTCGACGGCCCGACGCGCAACTCACTCGACAGCGTCTCGGATCGGGATTTCGCGATCGAGTACCTGAATACCGTGTCCATCACGGCCATGCATCTTTCGCGGCTGGCCGAGGAACTGGTGATCTGGACCAGTGACGCCTTTCGCTTCGTCCGGCTTTCCGACGGCTATACGACCGGTTCGTCCATCATGCCGCAAAAGCGCAACCCCGACGCCGCAGAGTTGTCACGCGCCAAGGCGGGCCGGATCTTCGGCCATCTCATCGGTTTGCTGACGGTAATGAAAGGATTGCCGCTCGCATATCAGAAGGACATGCAGGAAGACAAGGAACCGGTCTTCGATGCCGACGACAGCATCGGCCTGATGGTGGCGGCCATGACCGGCATGATCGGCGACCTCACCGCCAACCCCGAGGCGATGCGCCAGGCGGTGTCCGCCGGCTTTCCGACAGCGACCGATCTTGCCGACTGGCTGGTGCGTGTCGCGGGACTGCCGTTTCGCGAGGCACATCACGTCACCGGCCGCGTGGTCAGGCTGGCCGAAGAGACGGGAGCGAAGCTGGAGGATGTTCCGTTGGCCGCCATGAGGGATATCGACGACCGCATAACCGAGGATGTCTACGCCGTATTGACGGTCGACGCCTCCGTCGCCAGCCGGACGAGCCTGGGCGGCACGGCGCCGGTCCGGGTCCGCGAAGCCGTCGCCGACGCACGGGAGCGCTATCTATGA